A DNA window from Nerophis lumbriciformis linkage group LG03, RoL_Nlum_v2.1, whole genome shotgun sequence contains the following coding sequences:
- the LOC133575764 gene encoding zona pellucida sperm-binding protein 3-like, whose amino-acid sequence MMASLWCRALLFSLLLAASSVHADMKLDCKPGMVSLVWTEGRSRVDTSMFRLGNCPPTATSAREATFTVELHDCNFMAMVTGSQLVYTNALTYLSDSKSHTFIQPVVCVFERPKEYHPILYDPIFASSGSSNLVFHMALMNDDFSGPAESNLFALGSFIPIMARVDQITHQPLLLLMEECVATTKPQLQADSPSYHIINNKGCLSDSKRSRSRFEPRQVPSEMLLSLQAFRFALGEEVFIHCKLVAWDPEGLDTTKKACNFVHGHGWQLLDNPAFSNLCDCCESSCKSRWTRSTRSGRRGITQNAVLGPLTITEE is encoded by the exons ATGATGGCTTCTCTCTGGTGCCGTGCTCTGCTCTTCAGCCTCCTCCTCGCCGCTTCCTCCGTGCACGCTG ACATGAAGTTGGACTGCAAGCCCGGCATGGTGTCTCTGGTCTGGACGGAAGGCAGGTCCCGCGTCGACACCTCCATGTTCCGCCTGGGCAACTGCCCCCCCACCGCCACCTCAGCCCGGGAGGCCACCTTCACCGTGGAGCTCCACGACTGCAACTTCATGGCCATG GTCACCGGGAGCCAGCTGGTGTACACCAACGCCTTGACTTACCTGAGCGACTCCAAGAGCCACACCTTCATCCAGCCCGTGGTTTGCGTCTTCGAGAG ACCCAAGGAGTATCACCCCATCCTCTACGACCCCATCTTTGCATCCTCTGGCAGTTCCAACCTGGTGTTCCACATGGCGCTCATGAACG ATGACTTCTCCGGCCCGGCTGAATCCAATCTCTTCGCCCTGGGCTCCTTCATCCCCATCATGGCTCGCGTGGATCAGATTACCCATCAGCCATTGCTGCTCCTGATGGAGGAATGTGTGGCCACCACCAAACCCCAGCTGCAGGCCGACAGCCCTTCCTACCACATCATCAACAATAAGGG GTGCCTGTCAGACAGCAAGAGGTCTCGGTCCAGGTTCGAGCCCAGACAGGTGCCGTCGGAAATGCTGCTGTCCCTGCAAGCGTTTAGGTTCGCTCTCGGAGAAGAG GTGTTCATCCACTGCAAACTTGTGGCCTGGGATCCTGAAGGTCTCGACACGACCAAGAAGGCGTGCAACTTCGTGCACGGCCATGG gtGGCAGCTGCTGGACAATCCTGCCTTCAGCAACCTGTGTGACTGCTGTGAGTCCAGCTGCAAGTCCAGGTGGACAAGGAGTACACGATCAG GGAGGCGTGGAATTACCCAGAATGCAGTTCTGGGGCCCCTCACTATCACTGAG GAGTAG